The following are encoded in a window of Vidua chalybeata isolate OUT-0048 chromosome 35, bVidCha1 merged haplotype, whole genome shotgun sequence genomic DNA:
- the LOC128802267 gene encoding uncharacterized protein LOC128802267, giving the protein MFGGAFRAGGFGAVLGQFCCSFGTVLGQFWNRFWGAFGAVLWPFWGRFWGGFGADLGAVSGRFWISFQGSFVAVLEQILGLFWGSFGAFCGRLGTILEQIWGRFGDSFGAVLWPFWGGLGTVLGQILDQFCGRFGADFGAVWDQFWGGFVAVLGQISGRFCGRFVAHFGTVLGRFGDSFGADFGAVLGQFCGRFGADFGADLEQILGQFCGGFGAVLGRFWSRFWDSFGADFGAVSGPFWSRFWGGFGADFGTVLEQILGRFGGGFGAVLEQILGRFWSRFWDSFGAVLGRFGGGFGAVLEQILGRIWSRFWGSFVAVLGQFWGGFGADFGAVLGQFWSRFWGGLGAGGALLGPAARALRRPRPSGGAA; this is encoded by the exons ATGTTTGGGGGCGCTTTTAGGGCCG GCGGTTTTGGAGCGGTTTTGGGACAGTTTTGTTGCAGTTTTGGGAcagttttggggcagttttggaaCAGATTTTGGGGCgcttttggggcagttttgtgGCCgttttggggcagattttggggcggttttggaGCAGATTTGGGGGCGGTTTCGGGGCGGTTTTGGATCAGTTTTCAGGGCAGTTTTGTGGCCGTTTTggagcagattttggggctgttttggggcagttttggagCGTTTTGTGGCAGGTTGGGGACAATTTTGGAGCAGATTTGGGGGCGGTTTGGGGAcagttttggggcagttttgtgGCC ATTCTGGGGCGGTTTGGGGACAgttttggggcagattttggaTCAGTTTTGTGGCCgttttggggcagattttggggcgGTTTGGGATCagttttggggcggttttgtGGCCGTTTTGGGGCAGATTTCGGGGCGGTTTTGTGGCCGTTTTGTGGCACATTTTGGGACAGTTTTGGGGCGGTTTGGAGACAGTTTTGGAGCagattttggggcggttttggggcagttttgtgGCCGTTTTGGAGCAGATTTTGGGGCGGATTTGGAGCagattttggggcagttttgtggcggttttggggcagttttggggcggttttggaGCAGATTTTGGGACAGTTTTGGAGCAGATTTTGGGGCGGTTTCGGGGCCGTTTTGGAGCagattttggggcggttttggaGCAGATTTTGGGACAGTTTTGGAGCAGATTTTGGGGCGGTTTGGGGGCGGTTTCGGGGCCGTTTTGGAGCagattttggggcggttttggagcagattttgggacagttttggggcggttttggggcgGTTTGGGGGCGGTTTCGGGGCCGTTTTGGAGCAGATTTTGGGGCGGATTTGGAGCagattttggggcagttttgtggcggttttggggcagttttggggcggttttggagcagattttggggcggttttgggaCAGTTTTGGAGCAGATTTTGGGGCGGTTTGGGGGCG GGGGGCGCCCTCCTCGGCCCGGCGGCGCGCGCGctgcgccggccccgcccctccggCGGCGCCGCCTGA